From Pseudomonadota bacterium, one genomic window encodes:
- a CDS encoding glycosyltransferase family 2 protein, with translation MSLPATPVFDSSTLAEHTDQELARHVYRPFTIFIPAYNAAKTLPEVLERIPKHLWDDCVACFVISKASRDNTLEVAESLQATYPKLRWVGGDTNLGYGDSVRTGLTACLSVESDTVVCLHGDGQYPPEELPTMLTEIQSRGLDILQGSRHKLNTARAGGMPLYKVIGGKVLTWMENRVFGMAMTDYHSGYMLYSRHALETLPIDHLSYYFDFDIEAIAAARAMGLKIDEVGIPTHYGDEESYLNPWLYGLRCLRVMGLYIAGKYHRLARARN, from the coding sequence ATGTCGCTCCCCGCTACACCAGTATTCGATTCATCCACCCTCGCAGAGCACACCGATCAAGAGCTCGCTCGCCACGTGTACCGCCCGTTTACGATTTTCATTCCGGCGTACAACGCCGCCAAGACGCTGCCCGAGGTGCTCGAGCGTATCCCTAAACACCTCTGGGACGATTGCGTCGCGTGCTTCGTGATCAGCAAGGCGAGCCGCGACAACACCCTCGAGGTGGCCGAATCGCTGCAGGCGACCTACCCCAAATTGCGCTGGGTCGGCGGTGACACCAACCTCGGCTACGGCGACTCGGTTCGCACCGGCTTGACGGCCTGCCTGAGCGTCGAGTCGGACACCGTCGTCTGCCTCCACGGCGACGGTCAGTATCCACCCGAAGAGTTGCCGACGATGCTCACCGAAATCCAGTCACGTGGTCTGGACATCCTGCAGGGCTCGCGGCACAAACTGAACACAGCGCGCGCCGGCGGTATGCCACTGTACAAGGTGATTGGCGGCAAGGTGCTGACCTGGATGGAAAACCGGGTCTTCGGCATGGCGATGACGGACTACCACTCGGGGTACATGCTCTACAGTCGGCACGCCCTCGAGACCTTGCCGATCGACCACCTGAGCTACTACTTCGACTTTGACATCGAGGCCATCGCCGCCGCGCGTGCGATGGGCTTGAAGATCGACGAAGTCGGCATCCCGACGCACTACGGCGACGAGGAGTCGTACTTGAACCCGTGGCTGTACGGCCTGCGTTGCCTGCGCGTCATGGGCTTGTACATCGCCGGCAAGTACCACCGCTTGGCACGTGCCCGAAACTGA